The sequence CAAGTGCAGAAGCAATTAAAAGCTGAAGGGTGATAAATAATTCGATTTTTATATCCATGTTGTGTTTTTAATTTGTAGTATACACTATGATAAGGAATGTTAAAGACGAATGAGAAATTTTTTGTCTTTGTTTGGAAATTTCATTAGTTATTCGAATTTTAACATGATGGGCGGGAGAACCTGACTATGAAAATCCTCTTTGATAGAGGAAAAAGAAATCAAGCCTCCGCCCATATTTTATTTAATGTGCGTGAGCCTCGCCTTTGTTGTTCATTTTAGCTAAAATAAAAAATGCTCCATTCACAACTACTTTACTATTTGCCGGAATTTCTTTTAGTAAAGTAATTTCGCTGTAACCTACATCGGTAGTGCCTTTGCGAATTGGTATTTTTTCAAAAGTAGTTCCTTCTTCCTTGTGTTCGGGTTCTTCTTTTTCGCTGTGTTCGTGTCCGTGTTCATCGTGTTTGTGTTCGGCTGTCTCGGTTTCGCCATGATGTTCTTCTTCTTTATGAGCATCGGTAACGATAAAAATATAGTCCTGCCCTTCGTGGTTTACAATGGCATTGGTTGGCACTGCATCAACGGTAGCGTTTTCTAAACTTACCAATGCGGTAATGCTCATGCCGTCAATCAAACCTTGTTTGTTTCCTTTTACCATTGCGTGAACTGCAACGGCTTTGGTGTTTTGCTCAAATGTGTTGCTGATGGCGTAAACATCTGCATCGTATTCTTTACCCGGATTGTTGGTGAGTGTAAAATGTATGGTTTGCCCGACTTTGAGTTTTTGCAAATCTTTTTCATACACATATAAATCAAGATGCAACTGGTTATTGTCCACTATTTCGGCAATGGAAGTATTTGCGTTTGCATAGCTGCCAATATTTACTGAAATATCACTTACCGTTCCATTTATTGGGCTGATAACATTGATAACTGATTGAATATTTTCGGCAGAAAGGTTTTGTGTATTGATGCCTGCAAGGTGTAGCTGGCTTTCAAGACTGGCACGTTTGGCTTGAAGGGTTTTGAGTTCAGTTTCTGCGATCTGAAAAGTTTTTAATGCCGTAGCATTTCCTTCTTTCAGGGTTTTCTGCCTTTCAAATTCCAATATTGCCAATTCCAGTTTTGCAGTGGTGTTTAGTAACTCTTCCTGCATGGTAATGAAGTTGGTATTGCCTATGGTTGCAATAACCTGTCCTTTGGAAACAGTGTTTCCAATTTGCACCAATAAGGTTTTCACCACACCGCCAAACAATGTGGTTGCATTGGCTTTGTTATCGTTAGGAACTCTGAGCAAACCGTTTGCTTTGAGTGAAGCGGTGAGTTGTTTTTTCTCAATGCTGCCTAACTCAATTTTTATGGATTTCATTTGCTCAGCAGTAAGTGTTGCCGTGTTGGTATTTTCGTGTTCGTCATGGTGTTCAGCTTCTTTTTCCTGTATGTCGGTTTTATTGCTGTTGCAGGATGCAAATACTAATGATGTTGCAAGTGCTGCTATAAAGATTATGTTGTTCATTGCTGTGAAATTTTATTTATTAGTTAAGAAATTGATGTTGATTATAGATTGATTGATTTGATTAACCGATTGCAGATAATTTAACTGCACATCGGTAGCGGTTTGCAAGGCTTGTAAGTATTCAATATAACCAATGTCGCCACTTTTGAAACCCACTTTTGCTGTGCTGATAATTATTTCGGCATTTGGCAAAGCGGTGGATTTGTAATAATTGTATTGCGACAAATTTTGGTTGTATTGCTGAAACGCATTTTGCAATTGGTTTTGTAAAATTAGTTTCCCGTTGTCGGCTTCTTTTTGCAATGCTTGCTGTTTGTAGTCAAGCGATTTTATTTTTGAAGCATTGCTGAAAAACGTAATCGGAATACTTAAACCCACATTAAAACCCTGAAAGCGTTTGCTGCCGTCAAAATTTACATCTACTCCATTGATTGTTTGCACTCCGATTAACGACTGGTTGAAATAACCCACATTAAAATCAGGCAATGTAGATGCGGTTTCTAACTTTTTGTTTTGTTCGGCAATTATAGCTTGTTGATACAATACTTTAAGTGATGGATTATTGGCAATAAGCGTAGTGTCAAACGAACTGCTTAAAACAAGCGGTTGCCAATTTTCATTTACGGTTATTGTAAAATCTTCGCTTGTATTCATTAGCGTTTTAAGGGAATTGTAAGCTGTTGCAAAGTCTGTTTCGTTTTGTTTGAGCAAAATAGAAAGCTGTCCCCGCTTGGTTTCGGCTGTGGTTTTCTCCAACAAATTAGTTTCGCCTGTTTTGTATCGCAACGCTGCCGCACTTACAAAATCGTTATATAAACTGTCTAAAGATTGTAGTTGCCTTTTAGTAGTTTGCAAATACTGCAACT is a genomic window of Bacteroidota bacterium containing:
- a CDS encoding efflux RND transporter periplasmic adaptor subunit, which gives rise to MNNIIFIAALATSLVFASCNSNKTDIQEKEAEHHDEHENTNTATLTAEQMKSIKIELGSIEKKQLTASLKANGLLRVPNDNKANATTLFGGVVKTLLVQIGNTVSKGQVIATIGNTNFITMQEELLNTTAKLELAILEFERQKTLKEGNATALKTFQIAETELKTLQAKRASLESQLHLAGINTQNLSAENIQSVINVISPINGTVSDISVNIGSYANANTSIAEIVDNNQLHLDLYVYEKDLQKLKVGQTIHFTLTNNPGKEYDADVYAISNTFEQNTKAVAVHAMVKGNKQGLIDGMSITALVSLENATVDAVPTNAIVNHEGQDYIFIVTDAHKEEEHHGETETAEHKHDEHGHEHSEKEEPEHKEEGTTFEKIPIRKGTTDVGYSEITLLKEIPANSKVVVNGAFFILAKMNNKGEAHAH